A single region of the Ornithorhynchus anatinus isolate Pmale09 chromosome 6, mOrnAna1.pri.v4, whole genome shotgun sequence genome encodes:
- the SRPX2 gene encoding sushi repeat-containing protein SRPX2, translated as MGFQPVPRDVPFLLLFLTQVATPTWYAGSGYHPDDSYNEVYVEERPQAPALDYRVPRWCYTLNVQDGEATCYSPRGGNYHSSLGTRCELSCDRGYRLIGRRSVQCLPSRRWSGMGYCRQVRCHVLSLPASGSYTCTNGVALDSRCDYSCTTGYHLEGDRSRLCMEDGRWSGGDPVCVDLEPPKIRCPQSREKMAEPEKLTARVYWDPPIVKDSADGTITRVTLRGPEPGSDLPEGEHVIRYTAYDRAYNRASCKFIVKVQVRRCPTLQPPQHGYLTCTSEGNNYGAICEYQCDGGYERRGTSSRVCQSTRQWSESQPTCVPMQINVNVNSATALLDQFYEKRRLLLVSAPDPSDRYYKMQISMLQQATCGLDLRHVTIIELVGRPPQEVGRIREQQLSADVIEELRQFQHVTRSYFNMVLIDKMGLDRERYMEPVTAEEIFSFIDDYLLSNQELAQRRAQRDFCE; from the exons ATGGGCTTTCAGCCTGTACCAAGAGATGTCCCCTTTCTGCTGCTCTTCCTCACCCAGGTGGCAACTCCGACGTGGTACGCGG GCTCAGGCTACCACCCTGATGACAGCTACAACGAAGTGTATGTAGAAGAGCGGcctcaagcccctgctctggATTACAGAG TTCCCCGGTGGTGCTACACCCTGAACGTCCAGGATGGAGAGGCCACCTGCTACTCCCCCCGGGGAGGGAACTATCACAGCAGCTTGGGGACCCGCTGTGAGCTGTCCTGTGATCGCGGCTATCGGCTGATCGGACGCCGGTCTGTCCAGTGCCTGCCAAGCCGGCGTTGGTCTGGGATGGGCTACTGCAGGC AGGTGAGGTGCCACGTGCTGTCCCTGCCCGCCAGCGGCTCTTACACTTGCACCAACGGAGTGGCGCTTGACTCCCGATGCGACTACAGCTGCACCACTGGTTACCACCTGGAGGGTGACCGCAGTCGCCTGTGCATGGAGGATGGGCGATGGAGCGGAGGGGACCCCGTGTGTGTAG ATCTCGAGCCCCCCAAGATCCGCTGCCCTCAATCCCGTGAGAAGATGGCCGAGCCAGAGAAGCTGACGGCCAGGGTGTACTGGGACCCTCCCATAGTCAAGGACTCTGCCGATGGCACCATCACCAG GGTGACGCTGAGAGGCCCAGAGCCCGGCTCGGATTTGCCAGAAGGGGAGCACGTGATCCGGTACACCGCCTACGACCGGGCCTACAACAGGGCCAGCTGCAAATTCATAGTGAAGGTCCAAG TGAGGCGCTGCCCAACCCTTCAGCCACCCCAGCACGGCTACCTCACCTGCACTTCGGAGGGGAACAACTACGGCGCCATCTGCGAGTACCAATGTGACGGGGGCTACGAGCGCAGGGGCACGTCCTCCCGGGTCTGCCAGTCCACCCGCCAGTGGTCAGAGAGCCAGCCCACCTGCGTCC CCATGCAGATTAACGTGAACGTCAACTCGGCCACGGCCCTCCTGGACCAATTCTACGAGAAGCGGCGGCTCCTCCTCGTCTCCGCCCCCGACCCCTCCGACCGCTACTACAAGATGCAGATCTCAATGCTCCAG CAAGCCACTTGCGGGCTAGACCTGCGTCATGTGACCATCATCGAGCTGGTGGGGAGGCCACCCCAGGAGGTGGGGCGCATCCGGGAGCAACAGCTGTCAGCCGACGTCATCGAGGAGCTCAG gcagTTCCAGCATGTCACCCGCTCCTACTTCAACATGGTGCTGATAGACAAGATGGGCCTGGACCGCGAACGCTACATGGAGCCCGTCACGGCCGAGGAGATCTTCTCCTTCATCGATGACTACCTCCTGAGCAACCAGGAGCTGGCCCAGCGCAGGGCGCAGAGGGACTTCTGCGAATGA